The following are encoded together in the Onychostoma macrolepis isolate SWU-2019 chromosome 03, ASM1243209v1, whole genome shotgun sequence genome:
- the LOC131535812 gene encoding uncharacterized protein F54H12.2-like produces MALLHRMSGECIKSELDLFTVPLTQTVIEKNAYLEVPPLSAISDSSPLEFFIPGTGEDYIDLNNTLMFLRLKITRPNGGDIPDPAKVALINYPGATIFSQVDVSLGDRLISQSSSTYPYRCIIESLINYSKDTLESLFSAGLFFKDTAGHMDETDPVGRNSGLTKRSLYTTGSGVVELLAPIHSDIFFQEKLMLNGVDIKIRMIRGKDEFCLMSGEDVAYKLNIVSASLFVKKVTVSPSVRLAHAQALLSTTAKYPIDRVCLKNFSLAVGSRVSNQENLFLGTLPKSIVLAMVDNDAFTGFYDKNPFAFKHYDLEFLAVYVDGQHFPAKPLQPNFAAGAAVREFYQLATATGRHLKNQALSINRDDFLRGYSLYAFNLTPDEDCGQHISLIKSGNIRLEARFRQPLTHTINLIVYAVFDSIIEVSNRRQVLVDYY; encoded by the coding sequence ATGGCGTTACTGCATCGCATGTCGGGAGAGTGTATAAAGTCCGAATTGGATTTGTTTACAGTCCCGCTGACGCAGACGGTTATCGAGAAAAACGCCTATTTAGAAGTACCGCCATTATCGGCTATATCGGACTCGTCGCCTCTGGAGTTTTTTATCCCTGGAACCGGCGAGGACTACATCGACCTAAATAACACGTTGATGTTTCTACGTCTTAAAATCACAAGACCTAATGGGGGAGACATCCCAGACCCTGCAAAAGTAGCCCTAATCAACTACCCGGGGGCTACTATATTTTCACAAGTTGACGTCAGTCTCGGTGACCGATTGATATCTCAGAGCTCGAGCACCTACCCTTACCGATGTATCATCGAGAGTCTTATCAACTACAGCAAAGATACGCTGGAATCGCTTTTCTCAGCCGGTCTGTTTTTCAAAGACACGGCGGGTCACATGGATGAAACCGATCCTGTGGGCCGTAACTCCGGTCTGACCAAGAGATCGCTCTACACCACCGGGAGCGGTGTTGTGGAGTTGCTGGCGCCTATTCACAGCGACATCttctttcaagaaaaattaatgCTAAACGGCGTCGACATAAAAATACGAATGATCAGAGGCAAAGATGAATTCTGCCTGATGTCAGGGGAGGACGTAGCCTATAAACTAAATATTGTGTCGGCGTCCCTTTTCGTCAAGAAAGTGACCGTATCACCGTCCGTGAGACTGGCGCATGCCCAGGCCTTGCTCTCGACCACTGCCAAGTATCCCATAGATAGGGTCTGTCTAAAAAATTTCTCCTTAGCCGTAGGTTCCCGAGTATCAAATCAAGAAAATTTGTTTTTGGGGACCTTGCCAAAATCTATCGTCCTGGCAATGGTAGATAATGATGCGTTCACAGGATTCTACGATAAAAACCCGTTTGCGTTCAAACATTACGATTTGGAGTTCCTGGCCGTTTACGTAGACGGACAGCATTTTCCCGCCAAGCCTCTCCAGCCAAACTTTGCCGCAGGAGCGGCCGTACGAGAATTTTATCAGTTGGCGACCGCTACCGGGAGACATCTTAAAAATCAGGCTCTCTCTATCAACAGGGATGATTTTCTGAGAGGGTATTCGCTTTATGCCTTTAACCTCACGCCTGACGAAGACTGCGGTCAACACATATCGCTCATTAAGTCCGGGAATATCAGACTCGAAGCACGCTTCAGACAACCGCTGACGCATACTATTAATCTCATCGTTTACGCTGTGTTTGACAGCATCATCGAGGTGTCTAACCGCAGACAGGTCCTGGTCGATTACTACTGA